The Theileria annulata chromosome 3, complete sequence, *** SEQUENCING IN PROGRESS *** genome has a segment encoding these proteins:
- a CDS encoding uncharacterized protein (note;~Tap-24g11.q1c.cand.219 - score = 102.24) — protein sequence MKSSANNFIKMALPVNLDENIVCIATSRYFSCCSNLYVFTNPTNSLLKGDAFSWGLAKDHRLGIGETKSKIVYKPTPIANTNMIGDLMDKFELDSYKHTSMSGYEKILNYFLDELHYSSDPHSINWRNLQIILQNEEKITSESSIKIFEEDLVKCLKTHVDFILNMNESYGRVRALQFKLMSMVRSFCSSLKGQKELTNLKPIKESFGPFKTKLTQIEKLIEILFLQPAYFVRLSMFSKDLDLVSNIIHHVYGDIQVPRIHNQYFALLRSLLREETSLFFKPSNPLNALFSPFSRILRTYAMNKYFLVENAHLFLSKTDQQSVVSHLLTYSSPILIPEEGFGISTNPKEHKKYKEGMSKFGSFIVYLATVLSKLNLHNNIKVLFTQMHNLVREKIPVEWASPSVPLEYLAIFPLIPVFVFAIIQPFFTDPKLISQMCGIGEIDDEALLKNMTVISRYFDYIVNPELKMPPMPSALTSLAQTMYSNLSRLFLEYLRSILHIEDNFYTEMTMQIFKSHFDLDYINLNIPSDTVAKLVNLCHSSSHYLNLSAHDPLIKVISNISGSKNLSSNDHIYPTDFIEKLSRSNLSINIKVDHRFMAHDRNMSFCTFSNTFVPQKLAYRQSTYSEDCVKFISLIVRYLPFGKYDPCKIFQDALVELDDLRIQYGTYEDLADEMFVKSKYFSSLRSPDFKRAGIAKEIFETVQKLRSNDITPTLLAKTILKKSLDRIRHRKYLLNIYQRQNEIEQCRRNFESYVSYNIQYLNSCINSLLYGHIDPSIKRAAIKYNVNLFSLNSKKTIEGKKIVDDKRGVASFKEHSCLELYRNGTLVPDESVTTRMFNRLVMIFSASIDSGCYITLSGIDPSSEQQEHEFLSFDLLQKFVDSSNCGYHQIFTNPSYPFGMFVIKVSFLVDTFMTLVKNY from the exons ATGAAAAGTTCGGCGAATAACTTTATCAAAATGGCCCTTCCAGTAAACTTAGACGAGAACATCGTCTGTATCGCAACTTCTCGATATTTCTCATGCTGCTCAAATTTGTACGTGTTTACTAATCCTACCAATAGtttatt AAAAGGTGACGCTTTTTCTTGGGGTCTCGCGAAGGATCATAGACTTGGAATAGGAGAAACCAAAAGCAAGATAGTTTACAAACCAACACCG ATTGCAAACACTAATATGATTGGGGACTTGATGGACAAGTTTGAACTTGACTCTTATAAACACACTTCAATG AGTGGATATGAGAAGATTTTGAATTATTTCCTAGATGAACTTCATTACTCAAGTGACCCTCATAGCATTAACTGGCGAAACCTTCAAATTATACTGcaaaatgaagaaaaaataacCAGTGAATCAtccattaaaatattcGAG GAGGATCTCGTGAAGTGTTTGAAGACTCATGTGGACTTTATTTTGAATATGAATGAGAGTTATGGTAGAGTAAGGGCTCTTCAATTTAAACTCATGTCGATGGTCAGAAGCTTTTGCTCATCTTTAAAGGGACAAAAAGAACTAACTAATTTGAAACCGATTAAGGAATCCTTTGGACCCTTCAAGACGAAACTCACTCAAATCGAAAAACTCATTGAAATACTCTTCCTACAACCAGCTTATTTCGTCAGATTATCAATGTTCTCAAAAGATTTAGACCTTGTTTCAAACATCATACATCAT GTTTACGGAGACATTCAAGTTCCAAGAATTCATAATCAGTACTTTGCTCTTTTGAGGTCTTTGTTGAGGGAAGAGACTTCATTGTTCTTTAAGCCTTCAAACCCACTTAACGCCCTATTCTCACCATTTTCAAGGATACTAAGGACCTACGCAATGAACAAATATTTCCTAGTAGAAAACGCTCATTTGTTTCTATCCAAAACTGATCAACA aTCAGTTGTATCGCATTTGTTAACTTATTCTAGTCCAATTCTAATTCCCGAGGAAGGATTTGGTATTTCAActa aTCCTAAGGAACATAAAAAGTATAAGGAAGGAATGTCTAAGTTCGGATCATTTATAGTGTATTTGGCAACTGTGTTGTCGAAGCTGAATTTGCACAACAATATCAAGGTTCTTTTTACCCAAATGCATAATTTGGTGAGGGAAAAAATACCGGTAGAATGGGCCTCACCCTCAGTCCCACTCGAATACCTCGCAATCTTCCCCTTAATACCAGTCTTCGTTTTCGCCATAATACAACCCTTCTTCACTGATCCCAAACTCATTTCTC AAATGTGTGGAATTGGTGAGATAGATGATGAGGCTTTGTTAAAGAATATGACAGTCATTTCTAGGTACTTTGACTACATAGTAAATCCAGAACTGAAGATGCCACCAATGCCGTCAGCCTTGACCTCGCTTGCACAGACGATGTATAGTAACCTTTCAAGGCTTTTTCTTGAGTATTTGAGGTCAATTCTGCACATTGAAGATAATTTCTACACAGAGATGACTATGCAGATTTTCAAGAGTCACTTTGATCttgattatattaatttaaatattccCTCAGATACTGTTGCAAAACTGGTGAATTTGTGCCATTCCTCAAGCCATTATCTGAATTTGTCTGCCCACGATCCCCTTATAAAGGTTATTTCAAACATTTCAGGATCTAAGAATTTGTCCTCAAATGACCATATTTATCCTACTGATTTTATCGAAAAGCTTTCAAGAAGTAACCTTTCGATCAATATTAAGGTGGATCATAGGTTTATGGCTCATGACAGAAACATGTCATTTTGCACCTTTTCAAACACTTTTGTGCCTCAGAAACTTGCATACAGACAGAGCACCTACTCTGAGGACTGCGTAAAGTTCATTTCACTGATCGTTCGGTATCTTCCTTTTGGGAAATATGACCCTTGCAAAATTTTTCAGGATGCTTTAGTTGAACTTGATGATTTGAGGATCCAGTATGGTACTTATGAGGATTTGGCTGATGAGATGTTCGTCAAATCAAAGTACTTTTCAAGTCTTAGATCACCTGATTTTAAGCGTGCCGGGATTGCTAAGGAGATTTTTGAGACAGTTCAGAAGCTTAGGAGTAATGACATAACTCCGACTTTGCTTGCTAAGACGATTTTGAAGAAGTCGCTTGACCGAATTAGGCACAGAAAATATTTGCTCAACATTTATCAGCGCCAAAACGAGATAGAACAGTGCAGGAGAAACTTCGAATCCTACGTCTCTTATAATATTCAATACCTCAATTCCTGTATTAATTCTCTCCTTTATGGACATATCGATCCTTCTATTAAAAGGGCCGCCATAAAGTACAATGTTAACTTATTTTCTTTGAACTCTAAAAAAACAATTGAAGGTAAGAAGATTGTTGATGATAAGAGGGGTGTGGCATCTTTTAAGGAACATTCATGCCTTGAACTGTACAGAAATGGTACTCTCGTACCCGATGAGTCGGTGACTACTCGCATGTTTAACAGACTAGTTATGATTTTTTCAGCCAGTATTGATAGCGGTTGTTACATTACCCTTAGTGGAATTGACCCTTCTTCAGAACAGCAGGAACACGAGTTTCTGAGTTTCGACCTTCTTCAAAAGTTCGTCGACTCCTCCAACTGTGGGTATCATCAGATCTTCACAAACCCCTCATATCCCTTTGGGATGTTCGTCATCAAAGTTTCTTTTCTTGTTGACACCTTCATGACActagttaaaaattattaa
- a CDS encoding glucose-6-phosphate/phosphate translocator, putative (note;~Tap-24g11.q1c.C.cand.11 - score = 19.33;~8 probable transmembrane helices predicted for TA05100 by TMHMM2.0 at aa 46-68, 78-100, 121-143, 165-184, 191-213, 228-250, 274-296 and 330-349): protein MENPTKEPKGDYNYESNFSDLDTLLPPSAFPTKTEVLRKYVSFPNFSWRLASLFFGWYLLNVAYVIENKVILNLIPLPWTLSCLQLTVGWLFAVLFWATGFRSAPLLKSYKVFLKVFLPQGLCHLFVHLGAVVSMGIGAVSFTHVVKSAEPVVTALFSAIFLDDFLNLYAYLSLVPVVVGVALSSVKELNFSWVAFWFAMLSNAGSSLRSVFAKLTMKNKNDLGTNLTSSNIYMLLTLIASVGSVFLAFLSESTKWVPYWTNATLKMTNKEKYLVLFRTFFSCVCYFLCNEMSFICLGEVNQVSHAIANTLKRIVLISSSIVAFGYKITTLGYFGMTIAILGALAYSIFK, encoded by the coding sequence ATGGAGAATCCAACCAAGGAACCCAAAGGAGACTACAATTACGAGAGTAATTTCTCAGATCTTGACACACTCCTACCTCCTTCAGCTTTTCCCACGAAGACTGAAGTGCTTCGAAAATACGTCTCATTTCCGAACTTTTCATGGAGACTAGCAAGCCTTTTCTTCGGCTGGTACCTGTTAAACGTGGCATACGTTATTGAGAACAAAGTAATTTTGAACCTCATACCGTTGCCATGGACACTCAGTTGCCTTCAACTTACAGTTGGATGGCTTTTTGCAGTTCTGTTTTGGGCGACAGGGTTCAGAAGCGCACCTTTGCTGAAGTCCTATAAAGTCTTTTTAAAGGTGTTTCTACCACAGGGACTTTGCCACCTATTTGTTCATTTGGGAGCAGTAGTGTCTATGGGCATAGGTGCAGTTTCCTTTACGCACGTGGTCAAGTCTGCAGAGCCTGTAGTAACGGCGCTGTTTTCAGCGATATTCCTAGACGATTTCCTTAACCTTTATGCCTATCTATCACTCGTCCCAGTGGTCGTAGGAGTCGCGCTCTCGTCGGTTAAGGAATTAAATTTCAGCTGGGTGGCATTTTGGTTCGCAATGCTGTCAAACGCCGGAAGCTCACTGCGCAGCGTTTTCGCTAAGCTAACGATGAAAAACAAGAACGATTTGGGAACAAACCTAACGTCCTCAAACATTTATATGTTATTAACGCTAATCGCCTCAGTTGGATCAGTTTTTTTGGCATTTTTGAGCGAGTCAACCAAGTGGGTTCCCTACTGGACTAATGCCACATTGAAGATGACTAATAAGGAAAAATACCTAGTCCTCTTCAGAACATTCTTTTCCTGCGTCTGCTACTTCCTCTGCAACGAAATGTCATTCATTTGCCTTGGAGAAGTCAACCAAGTTTCGCACGCAATTGCAAACACCCTAAAGAGGATCGTGCTCATCTCCAGCTCAATTGTGGCCTTTGGGTACAAAATCACAACTCTAGGCTACTTCGGAATGACAATCGCAATTTTAGGTGCACTCGCATACTCCATcttcaaataa
- a CDS encoding uncharacterized protein (note;~Tap-24g11.q1c.cand.220 - score = 25.33), with amino-acid sequence MMNKITSPGPLSDFGSLVIQPSRSDSSKPEIEIEPNTIKIVDKNPDKNIQDGEINEISQKLQSSVLNDTNKTKPTQTPNLTTAPVERNQRTQKIIDVLDKSIDWGPTQVIIDIDDTVKSSGGIRLFNVPLGGVDTQYGRGELYPGCFQFILELAMHKMGKNRKPLLLSVLTTRIPQVPITVDSALNMRLRHVAEKRGVLNWGIDCENKILYSTLKEWVFNEARGEKKFVNFRKLLKFVSNENSDARFIWIGDTGDRDLEAGEMMIKYFSHKIKAVLMHCVSPPKEGNEGTMPNDYYLKSVPVLFFKTYVGAAKKAVEHGLISHNALSRVLVRAVLELNDNTTTDHSKWKDLIKDILEVEEIANLKKYEQGLIVRTRSIIETKIRELSQNIS; translated from the exons ATgatgaataaaattacaagtCCTGGTCCACTTTCGGACTTTGGATCCCTAGTGATCCAGCCTTCACGTTCAGATTCTTCCAAGCCAGAGATTGAAATCGAACCgaatacaattaaaattgtagATAAAAATCctgataaaaatattcaagATGGTGAAATCAATGAAATTTCCCAAAAACTTCAATCATCGGTTTTAAATGATACAAACAAAACTAAACCCACTCAAACTCCTAATTTAACAACT GCTCCTGTTGAAAGGAACCAGAGAACTCAAAAAATTATCGACGTATTGGATAAATCTATAGATTGGGGACCAACTCAG GTGATAATTGACATTGACGATACTGTAAAATCCAGTGGAGGAATTAGACTTTTTAACGTACCGCTTGGTGGAGTTGATACTCAGTACGGCCGGGGTGAATTATACCCTGGCTGTTTCCAATTTATCCTTGAACTTGCAATGCATAAAATGGGTAAAAATCGAAAACCATTACTTTTGTCAGTTTTAACGACTAGGATACCACAG GTGCCTATAACGGTAGATTCTGCACTGAATATGAGATTGAGACATGTGGCAGAGAAGAGAGGAGTTTTGAACTGGGGAATAGATTGtgaaaacaaaattttgtaCTCCACATTAAAGGAGTGGGTTTTTAACGAGGCGAGAGGTGAGAAGAAGTTTGTGAACTTTAGAAAACTCCTCAAATTTGTCTCGAATGAAAACAGCGACGCTCGTTTTATCTGGATAGGTGACACGGGTGATAGGGATCTGGAGGCAGGAGAAATGATGATCAAGTATTTTTCTCACAAAATAAAGGCAGTTTTAATGCACTGCGTTTCACCACCAAAGGAAGGAAACGAAGGCACAATGCCAAACGATTATTACCTTAAATCAGTGCCTGTATTGTTCTTTAAAACTTATGTTGGTGCCGCAAAAAAGGCAGTTGAACACGGACTTATAAGCCATAACGCACTCTCCAGAGTACTTGTCAGAGCAGTACTTGAACTCAATGATAATACAACAACTGATCACTCCAAATGGAAAGATTTAATCAAAGATATATTA GAAGTGGAGGAAATAGCTAActtgaaaaaatatgaacAAGGTTTAATTGTGAGGACAAGATCAATAATTGAGACCAAAATCAGAGAATTATCGCAAAACATATCATAA
- a CDS encoding uncharacterized protein (note;~Tap-24g11.q1c.cand.221 - score = 90.52) gives MATQTVVSAEISRSGSRDFENPELSTLFLYYNEGKLANKTEFSDEEIVNLFSKYSKSFPDNEGMYEVFASVFTSRKLYELSRSCLYTRLYLLKRGSKAYSDSLESLKLVNEKAVENVLILPKVFLDNLFSREFSANFNRWRSKMAYTETLKTSAYESYEENGVSVSVSKTTLRPGELILKSTPISVAPWNIIYNFTTDCLIKGEARKYCCFHCLKVVNTWFHSVSEIRIACPKHPCECSFYFCSRDCFLRNGAVHELECEQIPKLQKFSEHFLNPSFVLLVSRTLIKCRLNMTDTCRVSDLHSETKNSNGLMDSILNYEIECLDSRVFQNVIDEIKRFASFLLEELGFDFCLHLTTRELTHFILVVWVNSVPFTSFLNCLSEGEPVMGGTFFSLNTLKFRQSETPNCVVHFDDFGKFTVRSIYEIPEGNELTINTCVDKYTPIFKQLDKFWSVQFFLSPNQSFNSMIGVCSVRCRKCIQSFCYPNYTKFDSEMDNSIAKLGQSEYDWNCENCGKVEPEDLDLLQNKAESIFKEAQKLYLKGEFLKARSVLLDFVSKWSGVLHFGHYLLYNSYLLLSGILMNRPGGNISESLVYIRRAIVAADKFLPKVCHERAYLYDRFGDYLLKLKTHVRIKGAEYDRVKSVIMNSLYNSLWNWVLISGTDSFHSVTAMQKCRSVAFSLNIHTPPIGRRFVVNLPIKYAHLVRFATGYKVLPESDIQMSDIGSMAFSAAQGNEFNDVIVEVLTSVDSLGIRQLGTGLSVLGIVASNLNLNFFTSLLSSYYNFVKRGLDSLVTGNSSREVEIMNILHSIFGPNEIGINLLIILASFTNTNGECGVDINDNNENVMVKQLFGYSEKFKKLLTDYKDKVKPENVSKEFYSLLSRQDLLQVNRCTDEILGCQTPLHYASFRGKHCLTEFLLMKGALVNCLNLDGASPLHLAAFNGNYSVAKTLLNHKPSVSVRLKSGESPLHLAIYGLHKELVTLLLEHINLLQCDSDNGEVGPTIWHALVCGIFHLKSNLQSGEKPIDELIERLSKAFDVVKILLKYIELKGTKEIWVWCGYLPSQLLVKIWSRLFENHSLFSFPRRPPSVYVVSKLNGVMEKHLMDLSNPNSEEGVGIYGSLKECKYEVNNYKELNSRNDATFAATRTFQFLVHILKSLEEN, from the coding sequence ATGGCTACTCAAACCGTAGTTAGTGCAGAGATATCTCGCTCAGGAAGCAGAGATTTTGAAAATCCTGAATTGTCTACTCTATTCCTCTATTATAATGAAGGGAAACTGGCAAATAAGACTGAATTTTCGGACGAAGAAATCGTTAATTTGTTCAgtaaatattctaaaaGTTTCCCAGACAACGAGGGGATGTACGAGGTCTTCGCCTCGGTTTTCACCTCCAGGAAACTTTATGAACTTTCTCGTTCATGCCTTTACACTAGACTTTACTTGCTTAAAAGAGGTTCCAAGGCTTATAGTGACAGTTTGGAGTCCCTTAAATTAGTTAACGAAAAGGCGGTTGAGAATGTTTTAATTCTGCCAAAAGTGTTTCTAGATAACCTATTCTCAAGAGAATTTTCGGCAAATTTTAATAGGTGGAGGTCGAAAATGGCTTACACAGAGACATTAAAGACATCAGCATATGAAAGCTATGAAGAAAACGGAGTTTCAGTTTCAGTTTCAAAGACGACACTGAGGCCTGGAGAACTGATTCTGAAGTCCACTCCCATATCAGTGGCTCCATGGAATATCATTTATAACTTCACAACAGATTGCTTGATTAAGGGTGAAGCTAGGAAATATTGCTGTTTTCACTGTCTAAAAGTGGTGAATACGTGGTTTCACTCAGTTTCGGAGATTAGAATTGCCTGCCCCAAACATCCTTGTGAGTGCAGTTTTTACTTCTGTTCTAGAGACTGCTTTCTGAGGAACGGAGCAGTTCATGAACTCGAATGTGAACAAATACCAAAACTGCAAAAGTTTTCAGAACATTTTTTGAATCCTTCATTCGTGCTATTAGTGTCCAGAACACTAATAAAATGCAGATTAAACATGACTGATACTTGCAGGGTATCAGATTTACATAGCGAAACTAAGAACAGCAATGGTTTGATGGATTCAATTCTAAACTACGAAATTGAGTGTCTGGACTCGAGAGTTTTCCAAAATGTTATAGATGAGATCAAAAGGTTTGCCTCATTTCTGTTGGAGGAATTGGGATTTGACTTTTGCTTACATTTAACCACAAGGGAATTGACTCATTTTATTCTAGTTGTCTGGGTAAATAGTGTACCCTTTACGTCTTTTCTAAACTGTTTAAGTGAAGGGGAACCGGTGATGGGAGGGACTTTTTTCAGCCTAAACACTCTCAAGTTTAGGCAGTCTGAAACACCAAATTGCGTTGTGCATTTTGATGACTTTGGCAAGTTTACAGTTAGATCAATTTATGAGATTCCAGAAGGAAATGAACTCACCATTAACACCTGTGTTGATAAGTATACGCCTATATTTAAGCAATTAGATAAGTTTTGGTCAGTACAGTTTTTTTTATCACCCAACCAGAGTTTTAATTCCATGATAGGAGTTTGTTCTGTAAGGTGTAGAAAATGTATTCAGTCATTTTGTTACCCCAATTACACTAAATTTGACTCAGAAATGGATAACAGTATCGCTAAGCTAGGTCAATCTGAGTACGATTGGAACTGTGAAAATTGCGGTAAAGTGGAACCTGAAGACTTGGATTTACTGCAAAATAAGGCCGAAAGTATATTTAAGGAAGCTCAAAAACTTTATTTAAAGGGTGAGTTCTTAAAAGCAAGGTCGGTTTTGTTGGATTTTGTGAGCAAATGGTCTGGAGTCTTACATTTTGGCCATTATTTGCTATATAACTCATACTTACTGCTTTCTGGGATTCTTATGAACAGGCCTGGTGGGAACATTTCAGAATCTTTAGTTTACATAAGAAGGGCGATTGTGGCTGCTGATAAGTTCCTTCCAAAGGTGTGTCACGAAAGGGCTTACCTTTACGACAGATTTGGAGATTATTTACTCAAACTTAAGACGCATGTAAGGATTAAAGGTGCTGAATACGACAGAGTTAAATCTGTAATTATGAACTCTCTGTATAACTCGCTGTGGAACTGGGTTTTAATTTCAGGCACAGACTCATTTCACTCTGTTACAGCCATGCAAAAGTGCAGAAGTGTGGCCTTTTCACTTAATATTCACACTCCACCAATTGGTAGAAGATTTGTAGTGAATTTACCAATTAAATATGCCCATTTGGTTAGATTCGCAACTGGGTATAAAGTGCTTCCAGAATCTGATATTCAAATGAGTGACATTGGAAGTATGGCTTTTAGTGCAGCTCAGGGTAACGAGTTTAATGATGTGATTGTTGAGGTGTTGACTAGCGTGGATTCCCTTGGAATTAGGCAGTTGGGAACAGGCCTATCAGTACTTGGAATTGTGGCCTCGAATTTGAACCTAAACTTCTTCACGTCTCTTCTTAGTTCTTATTATAACTTTGTTAAAAGGGGTTTGGACAGTTTGGTAACTGGAAATTCGTCTAGGGAGGTTGAAATTATGAACATATTGCATAGCATATTTGGCCCCAACGAAATTGGTATAAAcctattaattattctgGCAAGTTTTACAAACACTAATGGCGAATGTGGTGTGGATATCAATGACAATAACGAAAACGTCATGGTAAAGCAATTATTTGGATATTCAGAAAAGTTCAAAAAACTGCTAACAGATTATAAAGATAAGGTTAAACCTGAAAATGTTAGTAAGGAGTTTTACTCACTACTGTCACGCCAGGATTTATTGCAGGTGAATAGGTGTACCGATGAGATTTTAGGGTGTCAAACTCCGTTACATTATGCTAGTTTTAGGGGTAAACATTGCTTAACAGAGTTTTTATTGATGAAAGGAGCTCTGGTCAACTGTTTGAACTTGGATGGTGCATCTCCATTACATTTGGCTGCCTTTAACGGAAACTACTCAGTGGCTAAAACGCTTTTAAACCACAAGCCAAGCGTTTCCGTTAGGCTGAAATCAGGAGAAAGCCCACTACATCTGGCAATTTATGGATTACACAAAGAATTAGTTACACTATTGTTGGAACATATAAACTTATTACAATGTGATAGTGATAATGGTGAGGTTGGACCGACAATTTGGCATGCACTTGTTTGTGGTATATTTCATcttaaatctaatttacAAAGTGGAGAGAAGCCAATTGACGAGTTAATTGAAAGATTATCTAAGGCATTTGATGTGgtaaaaatattacttaaatatattgaaCTGAAAGGAACAAAGGAGATTTGGGTTTGGTGTGGTTATTTACCATCACAATTACTTGTCAAGATTTGGAGTCGTTTGTTTGAAAACCATTCTCTGTTCTCATTTCCCAGAAGGCCTCCGTCAGTCTACGTGGTTTCAAAGCTGAATGGAGTTATGGAAAAGCACTTGATGGACCTGTCAAATCCTAATTCAGAGGAAGGTGTAGGAATTTATGGATCATTGAAGGAGTGCAAATATGAAGTCAACAACTACAAGGAGCTTAACAGTAGGAATGATGCCACTTTCGCAGCGACGAGAACGTTCCAATTCCTTGTACACATTCTTAAAAGTTTAGAAGAAAATTAA